In a genomic window of Vigna angularis cultivar LongXiaoDou No.4 chromosome 6, ASM1680809v1, whole genome shotgun sequence:
- the LOC108341347 gene encoding uncharacterized protein LOC108341347 produces MGNCSMKGTIGECHHTIQVMSDCEAILPFKALKTVAQVLQHYLGYGIFRQGHASEPLLEQERLSYGLFYYLLLLKDRKNCCCDNVRVEEGVRGLRSKFAACDYVENLSNGSALEVLPVAKNGVWRLKLVIEQRQLEEILSEQVNNWRRFQIFNMTG; encoded by the coding sequence ATGGGGAATTGTTCCATGAAGGGTACCATTGGAGAGTGTCATCATACTATTCAGGTTATGAGTGACTGCGAAGCCATTTTGCCGTTCAAAGCTCTCAAGACTGTGGCTCAAGTGCTTCAACATTACCTTGGTTATGGTATTTTCCGCCAGGGTCATGCTTCAGAACCTTTGCTAGAGCAAGAGAGGTTAAGCTATGGTCTTTTCTATTATCTTCTTCTGTTGAAGGACAGGAAAAACTGTTGTTGTGATAATGTTAGAGTTGAAGAAGGAGTGCGAGGTCTTCGAAGTAAGTTTGCAGCATGTGATTATGTTGAGAATTTGTCAAATGGGTCGGCGCTTGAAGTGTTGCCAGTGGCTAAGAATGGCGTGTGGAGATTGAAGTTGGTGATTGAGCAGAGGCAATTGGAGGAGATTTTGTCAGAGCAGGTGAACAATTGGAGGAGATTCCAGATATTCAATATGACGggctaa
- the LOC108341006 gene encoding metal-nicotianamine transporter YSL1 produces the protein MISSPTNMRTGEEKKLEIEKEKEVVDTEWDENGKIQSWKEQITVRGLVVSLVLGIMYSIIAMKLNLSAGIVPNFNISAALLAYLFIRCWNKVLHKAGFVSKPFTRQENTIIQTCAVSCYSIAIHGGFASYLLGLNTKTYELTGVGTEGNNPNTVRDPGFGWMTAFLFVVCFVGLFILIPLRKIMIVDLKLTFPSGLATAVLINGFHRQGDKMAKKQVSGFLKYFSMSFLWGFFKWFFTGTQGCGFAQFPTFGLQAWKQTFYFDFNMTYVGAGMICPHMVNLSLLLGAVLSFGLIWPLIELRKGQWFPTNLEESNMKALYGYKVFLTVSLILGDGVYNFVKILVSSFLSVLQKIKNRGNGGIDEEGNNNGEELKQKEVFLRDNISMWIGSGGYMVLSVVSVVVIPLMFPQLKWYYVVVAYILAPSLAFCNAYGTGLTDMNMAHNYGKVALFVVAAMSGRENGVVAGLVGCGLVKSVVSVACTLMQDFKTAYYTRSSPKAMFIGQLIGTALGCVIAPLSFFLFYKAFDVGNPHGEFKAPYALIYRNMAVLGVEGFSALPQHCLQMCYGFFGLAVVVNMVRDFFPKKIGQWMPLPMVMAIPFLVGAYFAIDMCLGSLVVYVWHKANANRAEAMLPATASGLICGEGLWALPASILALAKIHPPICMKFFPS, from the exons ATGATCTCCTCACCAACCAATATGAGAACAGGAGAGGAGAAGAAACTGgaaatagagaaagagaaagaggtgGTGGATACTGAATGGGATGAGAACGGGAAAATTCAGTCATGGAAAGAGCAAATAACAGTGAGAGGATTAGTGGTGAGCTTGGTACTTGGAATCATGTACAGCATAATAGCCATGAAGCTGAATCTCTCAGCTGGAATAGTTCCTAATTTCAATATCTCTGCTGCTCTCCTTGCATACTTGTTTATCAGATGCTGGAACAAAGTGCTCCACAAGGCTGGTTTTGTGTCCAAACCCTTCACCCGTCAAGAAAACACCATAATACAAACTTGTGCTGTCTCATGCTACAGCATTGCCATTCACG GAGGATTTGCTTCTTATCTTTTGGGATTAAACACGAAGACATATGAGTTGACTGGAGTGGGGACTGAGGGTAACAATCCAAACACTGTCAGAGATCCTGGATTTGGTTGGATGACTGCCTTCCTCTTTGTGGTTTGCTTTGTTGGCCTCTTTATCCTGATTCCACTCAGAAAG ATCATGATAGTTGACCTCAAATTGACGTTCCCCAGTGGCTTGGCAACAGCTGTTCTCATTAACGGTTTCCATAGACAAGGGGACAAAATGGCCAA GAAGCAAGTTAGCGGGTTCTTGAAGTATTTTTCAATGAGTTTTTTGTGGGGTTTTTTCAAATGGTTCTTCACCGGGACACAGGGCTGCGGATTCGCACAGTTTCCTACCTTTGGATTGCAAGCTTGGAAGCAAAC ATTCTATTTTGATTTTAACATGACATATGTGGGGGCAGGAATGATTTGCCCACACATGGTGAATCTGTCTCTGCTGCTGGGAGCAGTTCTCTCCTTTGGACTGATATGGCCACTCATCGAACTGCGTAAGGGGCAATGGTTTCCTACCAATTTAGAAGAGAGTAACATGAAGGCGTTGTACGGCTACAAGGTCTTTCTAACAGTTTCTCTCATCCTGGGTGATGGCGTATACAACTTCGTCAAGATTCTAGTTTCCTCATTCCTCAGCGTACTTCAAAAAATTAAGAACCGTGGAAATG GGGGCATAGATGAGGAGGGAAACAATAACGGGGAAGAGCTTAAACAAAAGGAAGTGTTTCTGAGGGACAACATTTCAATGTGGATTGGAAGCGGCGGATACATGGTGTTGTCAGTGGTTTCCGTAGTGGTAATCCCATTAATGTTTCCTCAGCTGAAGTGGTACTATGTGGTGGTTGCTTACATTCTGGCCCCATCCCTGGCCTTCTGCAACGCCTACGGAACGGGTCTCACCGACATGAACATGGCCCACAACTACGGGAAAGTGGCGCTCTTCGTGGTGGCAGCCATGAGCGGGAGAGAGAACGGCGTGGTGGCTGGACTGGTAGGTTGCGGTCTGGTGAAATCGGTAGTGTCTGTGGCATGCACTCTGATGCAGGATTTCAAAACGGCGTATTACACGCGCAGTTCTCCGAAGGCCATGTTCATAGGACAGTTGATTGGCACTGCGTTGGGGTGCGTGATAGCTCCATtgagtttctttctcttctatAAGGCCTTCGACGTGGGGAACCCGCATGGGGAGTTCAAGGCTCCCTACGCGCTTATTTACCGAAACATGGCGGTGCTAGGCGTGGAGGGTTTCTCAGCGCTGCCACAACACTGCCTGCAAATGTGCTACGGGTTCTTTGGGTTGGCGGTGGTGGTGAACATGGTCAGGGACTTCTTCCCAAAGAAGATTGGACAGTGGATGCCATTGCCCATGGTGATGGCGATACCCTTTCTAGTTGGGGCCTACTTCGCCATCGACATGTGCCTGGGGAGTTTGGTGGTTTATGTGTGGCACAAGGCTAATGCTAACAGAGCAGAGGCCATGCTTCCTGCGACTGCCTCTGGGCTCATTTGTGGGGAAGGCCTCTGGGCCCTTCCCGCTTCCATTCTCGCTCTTGCCAAGATTCACCCTCCTATCTGCATGAAATTTTTTCCTTCTTAG